From a single Shewanella donghaensis genomic region:
- a CDS encoding helix-turn-helix domain-containing protein, producing MRANTFKDIAEYIVTRRSESGDSQESLAIKLAAYDVLFENLDSLTISRWERGKISPNLIRQVSLIEFFNDQPQQLLCDAAFELKQLPSINSFLKMMGQQLNYNHVMGAHPYISQDTISFDKLSKNADEAESMYGWIANYHTNLTKGREIWSKCFIKSLAQADSTDVSFYLVDGLLAGHIFIIKVSEPTFDALSKNQLNDQQLTPEHLIPADEPGCLYMLSTYLGGKHVTEDFLSQLLVTLAETKNNIAFGYKARSDIGVKLMDFLSGEVVHVGEALQEKMEGAKYQGKRRSYVSFKLRRQSLISSSLFLNLTRSCK from the coding sequence ATGCGTGCTAACACATTCAAAGATATCGCTGAGTACATTGTAACGAGAAGGTCGGAATCAGGAGACTCGCAAGAGTCATTAGCGATAAAACTTGCCGCATATGATGTGCTGTTTGAAAACTTGGATTCGTTAACGATTAGTCGTTGGGAGCGTGGAAAAATAAGCCCGAATCTGATTAGACAAGTCTCATTAATCGAGTTTTTTAATGACCAGCCCCAACAGTTACTTTGTGACGCCGCATTTGAGTTAAAACAGCTTCCCTCTATAAATAGTTTTTTAAAAATGATGGGGCAACAACTTAATTACAATCATGTTATGGGGGCTCATCCCTACATATCTCAAGATACCATCAGTTTCGATAAACTAAGTAAAAATGCCGACGAAGCCGAAAGTATGTATGGCTGGATAGCCAACTATCATACCAATTTAACCAAAGGCCGAGAGATATGGAGCAAATGTTTTATCAAATCACTCGCTCAAGCAGATTCCACAGATGTGTCTTTCTATTTAGTTGATGGTTTACTGGCTGGGCATATTTTTATCATTAAGGTTAGTGAGCCTACTTTTGATGCCCTTTCAAAAAATCAGCTGAATGACCAACAATTAACACCTGAACATTTAATTCCTGCAGACGAACCGGGTTGTTTATATATGCTCAGCACCTATTTAGGCGGTAAACATGTCACCGAAGATTTCTTATCACAACTGTTAGTCACACTTGCCGAAACTAAAAACAATATAGCCTTTGGATATAAAGCTCGTTCAGATATTGGGGTGAAATTAATGGACTTTTTAAGTGGTGAAGTAGTCCATGTAGGAGAAGCTTTGCAAGAAAAAATGGAAGGAGCAAAATACCAAGGAAAGCGTCGCAGTTATGTGTCATTTAAACTGAGACGCCAATCATTAATTTCCAGTAGCTTGTTTCTCAACCTGACCAGAAGCTGCAAGTAA
- a CDS encoding DUF599 domain-containing protein — protein MLFSFIDFVALACFYSCWVGYTFFARKKAKTTNCIARCLHQHRIHWMSEVMKREIRVGEASLLANLERNIAFFASTTLLVLAGVLTLFAQVDRLEEVISSIPFSAEPNHALVQVKLAMLASIFVLAFFQFTWSMRQYGFLNVMIGAAPIDRNGTNKNLTAYSRQMATVGDQAAHSYNYGLRSYYFSMAALCWFWNPILLIIASLLVVYTLYQREFKSRAVKAITAAQTHLEIAKSMKEQASKEL, from the coding sequence ATGCTTTTTTCCTTCATCGATTTCGTCGCATTAGCCTGTTTTTATTCATGCTGGGTTGGCTACACTTTTTTCGCCCGTAAAAAAGCGAAAACCACCAACTGTATTGCACGTTGCTTACATCAACATCGAATTCATTGGATGTCGGAAGTCATGAAGAGGGAAATCCGTGTGGGTGAGGCATCGCTTCTTGCTAACTTAGAGCGAAATATTGCTTTTTTTGCTTCAACAACCTTACTGGTATTGGCGGGTGTATTAACCTTATTTGCTCAAGTCGATCGTCTTGAAGAAGTGATCAGTTCAATTCCGTTTTCAGCTGAGCCTAACCATGCTTTGGTACAGGTGAAACTGGCGATGTTGGCATCCATTTTTGTATTAGCCTTTTTCCAATTCACTTGGTCTATGCGTCAATATGGCTTTTTGAATGTCATGATAGGTGCCGCGCCTATCGATCGTAATGGCACCAACAAAAATTTAACGGCTTATTCGCGTCAAATGGCGACGGTTGGCGACCAAGCGGCTCATTCATACAATTATGGCTTGCGCTCTTATTACTTCTCTATGGCGGCGTTATGTTGGTTCTGGAATCCTATTCTGCTGATTATAGCCAGTTTATTGGTGGTTTATACCTTGTACCAACGTGAGTTTAAATCACGTGCGGTGAAGGCGATTACGGCGGCGCAAACTCATTTAGAAATTGCTAAGTCAATGAAAGAACAGGCGAGTAAAGAGCTTTAG
- a CDS encoding OsmC family protein, producing the protein MGFKLTVKWQADHFDHAAPEFNRDHQIEFGSGQVVQASSAPEYKGNEANVNPEESLLAALSSCHMLTFLAIAHLKRLTVETYVDNAKAELGKSDNGKLSVTKMTLNPEITFVEGVEVSQEVIKKIHEKAHANCFIANSVKSEVEING; encoded by the coding sequence ATGGGTTTTAAGTTAACGGTAAAATGGCAAGCAGATCATTTTGACCATGCCGCGCCAGAGTTTAACCGAGATCACCAAATCGAATTTGGTTCAGGTCAAGTGGTTCAAGCCTCTTCAGCACCTGAATACAAGGGAAATGAGGCAAATGTTAATCCTGAAGAGAGTTTGTTAGCAGCATTATCTTCTTGTCATATGCTGACATTTTTAGCGATTGCACATTTGAAACGCTTAACAGTTGAAACCTATGTTGATAATGCCAAGGCTGAACTGGGGAAAAGTGACAATGGAAAACTGTCTGTCACCAAGATGACCTTAAACCCTGAAATTACGTTTGTTGAAGGGGTGGAAGTTAGCCAGGAAGTGATTAAAAAAATCCATGAAAAAGCCCATGCAAATTGCTTTATTGCCAATAGCGTTAAATCAGAAGTTGAAATTAACGGCTAA
- a CDS encoding TonB-dependent receptor: MFNCKPSVLSLALAAAGVGFVFTSDIALAADEINTEKTQVADAVNNQNKTTTNNSNAQNVVANNAKASNEEDSDIEVISVTGYSRSLIDSLNAKRYGDTVSEQLSADDLGALPDVSMADALTRLPGISAVRTGGQAAEINIRGMSGGFVFSTLNGREQVSTSGSRSIEFDQYPSELISSAAVYKSPKASLIEGGVAGTVELSTVSPLSKDKQHSFTANVRGMYNDRADEVFGAEDFGSRLSFSYQGKFLEDTLGVAVGYARLEQPSVATQFIGLAYNDSKDVDGIDGDINGPEDNPANEYISEGFEVQHLGGVEIRNGYMAAIEWAPVDNFVLKADAFMSRFDSESFARGFRAKFGGRDASVSNPTFDGNSVVGGTFNRTSKSYTRVEIVNDDNQDFDEVDSFGVNADWQVTDRLNVNVDVSLSAAKSDFRNGLLWSNVAVDANADKPIFDENVSMSYLLNGLDLPDVGFNQADAFSDIDRVMVSKYGIYPFENEDEVKAYRLDFTYELDNEFISSVEFGARYSDRTYSNDRSVFEYGNDGAFSKSEPPLQLTEDMTTVVDWEGDFSYFPSYLAIDLDKALNAWFPDGTPDPVQTWGNAGGVIDSKGYTTNYSWSVLQSGEVYEEVLSGYVMANINTEIGGLPITGNFGVRVVNTDQSATMLQNVEGNPELGAQNITDEIGIINQNYAPTVQGVDYTDYLPSINLNFKVSDDSQVRFAAAKVMSRPPINRLAGDISASVSDDGEINGSSTNNPFLMPFYADQYDLSYEYYFDEGAVVAALFYKNIDSFIDTVAIENFDFKGNGFNVPDYIIDEDSGEQIETTNGTYTTAVNNAEGGYIRGLELAYTHVFASLPAGWSGLGFNASYSYTESEVESITNLGGDTSTQDLPGLSNNVVSATLFYSYEGFETRLSGRFRDDFVSEQVAINEQVVNFDGETVVDYQASYQVTDGLGVLFQVNNLTDEPTKSYFGTENKTGTIQYFGREYYLGFTYAM, encoded by the coding sequence ATGTTCAATTGTAAACCTAGTGTGTTATCGCTAGCGCTAGCTGCTGCAGGAGTCGGATTTGTTTTTACTTCCGATATCGCGTTAGCTGCCGATGAAATAAACACAGAAAAAACACAGGTCGCTGATGCGGTTAATAATCAAAATAAAACCACGACCAATAACAGCAATGCTCAAAATGTTGTTGCAAATAATGCTAAAGCGAGCAATGAAGAAGATTCAGATATTGAAGTGATTAGTGTGACCGGCTACAGCCGAAGCCTTATCGATTCTTTAAATGCAAAGCGCTACGGTGATACAGTATCCGAGCAACTGTCTGCCGATGACTTGGGGGCATTACCTGATGTATCAATGGCTGATGCATTAACGCGTTTACCGGGTATTTCAGCGGTGCGTACCGGTGGTCAAGCCGCTGAAATTAATATTCGTGGTATGTCCGGTGGTTTTGTCTTTTCAACACTTAATGGCCGCGAACAAGTTTCTACTAGTGGCTCTCGTAGTATTGAGTTCGACCAATACCCTTCAGAATTAATCAGTTCAGCAGCGGTTTATAAGTCACCAAAAGCGTCATTAATTGAAGGTGGCGTTGCTGGTACTGTTGAACTTTCTACTGTCAGCCCATTAAGCAAAGACAAACAACACAGCTTTACCGCAAATGTTCGTGGTATGTACAACGATCGTGCGGATGAAGTTTTTGGTGCTGAAGATTTTGGTTCCCGGTTAAGTTTTTCATATCAGGGTAAGTTTCTTGAAGATACCTTGGGAGTCGCTGTGGGTTATGCCCGTTTAGAGCAGCCCAGCGTAGCAACGCAATTTATTGGTCTTGCTTACAATGACTCCAAAGATGTGGATGGCATCGATGGCGATATTAATGGCCCAGAAGATAACCCTGCAAACGAATACATCAGTGAAGGTTTTGAAGTTCAGCACCTAGGCGGTGTAGAAATCCGTAATGGTTATATGGCCGCGATTGAGTGGGCTCCGGTTGACAATTTTGTCTTAAAAGCGGATGCCTTCATGTCTCGTTTTGACAGTGAATCATTTGCCCGAGGATTTAGAGCTAAATTTGGCGGTCGTGACGCCAGTGTATCCAACCCAACCTTTGATGGTAATTCTGTTGTCGGTGGCACGTTTAACCGAACATCTAAAAGCTATACCCGCGTTGAAATAGTTAACGATGATAATCAAGATTTTGATGAAGTTGACAGTTTTGGTGTTAATGCCGATTGGCAAGTGACTGACCGATTAAACGTTAATGTGGATGTGTCTTTGTCTGCTGCTAAAAGTGATTTTAGAAACGGCTTACTTTGGTCAAATGTCGCAGTTGATGCCAATGCTGATAAGCCTATTTTTGATGAAAACGTTTCGATGAGTTATTTACTAAATGGCTTAGATTTACCCGATGTTGGCTTTAATCAGGCAGATGCTTTTTCTGATATTGATAGAGTCATGGTCAGTAAATACGGTATCTATCCGTTTGAGAACGAAGATGAAGTTAAGGCTTATCGACTAGATTTCACCTATGAGCTAGATAATGAATTTATCTCTAGCGTTGAGTTTGGCGCACGTTATTCTGACCGAACTTACTCAAATGACCGTTCGGTATTTGAATATGGTAACGATGGTGCATTTTCAAAATCAGAGCCTCCATTACAATTAACTGAAGATATGACTACGGTTGTTGATTGGGAAGGTGACTTTTCATACTTCCCGTCTTACCTTGCGATTGATTTAGATAAAGCCTTGAATGCTTGGTTCCCAGATGGAACACCAGATCCTGTACAAACTTGGGGTAATGCTGGTGGCGTCATTGATTCAAAAGGTTATACCACGAACTATTCATGGTCAGTACTGCAAAGTGGTGAAGTGTATGAAGAAGTGTTATCTGGGTATGTGATGGCTAACATCAATACAGAGATTGGCGGTCTGCCAATAACAGGTAACTTTGGTGTCCGTGTGGTCAACACTGATCAATCAGCAACTATGCTGCAAAATGTTGAGGGTAACCCAGAATTAGGTGCCCAAAACATTACCGATGAAATTGGCATCATTAACCAAAACTATGCGCCAACAGTGCAAGGTGTTGATTACACCGATTACTTACCTTCAATCAATCTAAACTTTAAAGTTTCAGATGACTCACAAGTTCGCTTTGCTGCTGCCAAAGTGATGTCTCGACCTCCAATAAATCGTCTTGCTGGTGATATTAGTGCTTCAGTTTCTGATGACGGTGAGATAAATGGTTCAAGTACCAACAACCCATTCTTAATGCCATTTTATGCTGATCAATACGACTTATCATATGAGTACTATTTTGATGAAGGTGCCGTAGTTGCTGCGCTTTTCTACAAAAATATCGACTCGTTCATTGATACGGTTGCAATTGAGAACTTTGACTTTAAAGGCAATGGATTCAACGTTCCTGATTACATCATCGATGAAGACAGTGGTGAACAAATTGAAACCACCAATGGCACTTATACCACAGCAGTCAATAATGCCGAGGGCGGTTACATCCGTGGTTTAGAGCTAGCCTATACCCACGTATTTGCATCACTACCAGCGGGTTGGTCAGGCTTGGGCTTTAACGCAAGTTATTCTTATACCGAATCAGAAGTTGAATCGATTACCAACTTAGGTGGCGATACATCGACCCAAGATTTACCTGGTTTATCGAATAACGTGGTGAGTGCAACGCTATTTTACTCTTACGAAGGTTTTGAAACACGTTTAAGCGGACGTTTCCGCGATGATTTTGTATCAGAACAAGTGGCGATTAATGAGCAAGTGGTGAACTTTGATGGAGAAACTGTTGTTGATTACCAAGCGTCCTACCAAGTAACTGATGGGTTAGGCGTGTTGTTCCAAGTGAATAACTTGACCGATGAGCCTACAAAAAGTTACTTCGGCACTGAAAACAAGACAGGCACAATTCAATACTTTGGCCGCGAATATTACTTGGGGTTCACTTATGCCATGTAA